The Lactuca sativa cultivar Salinas chromosome 2, Lsat_Salinas_v11, whole genome shotgun sequence genome includes a window with the following:
- the LOC111910614 gene encoding pumilio homolog 2 isoform X1, with protein MITDSYSKMMSDIGMRSVLSNNEELSLLMREKRRQEVISSTSMMSNSSSDRERELNMYRSGSAPPTVEGSLNAVGGLFGGGGGLTAELGGISEDELRSDPAYISYYYANVNLNPRLPPPLLSKEDWRYAQRLQGGGGSGIGGSAIGDRRKVNRDDGSNTRSLFASQLGFNGNKEENHGPGEWRKSHSGESAAAEWGGNGLIGLPGLGSGSRQKSIAEIFKDDMTQAASSSRHPSRPASRNTFDDNIEPSETHFGLHQDLVSMEALRSSPNHPHAMSSASHTYASALGGSLSRSTTPDPQLVARLASPRIPAAGGRVNSAPSEHSDLAAAMAGMSLSADGMTNQENEIDEQNTHIKHPYLTNKGLYLNMSNPSFSGDAQGSPVNSHLRAGGSPHYQHMDSPNSPYSNYGLGGYVMNPASPSMMGGGMDSRAMGGGFALGPNILAAAAELQNLQYAAALNDPTMELLALQKAYLSGLLSPQKSQYGLPYLNKTNSLTHGYYGNYPTSPLAGPLLPNSGSPVRHGERSLRFPSGMRNLPGGFTGSFEEAFASSLLDEFKSNKTKCFELSEIAGHVVEFSSDQYGSRFIQQKLETATAEEKNMVFHEIMPQALSLMTDVFGNYVIQKFFEHGTASQIRELADQLDDHVLTLSLQMYGCRVIQKAIEVVDLDQQRKMVAELDGHVMRCVRDQNGNHVIQKCIECIPEDAIHFIISTFYDQVVTLSTHPYGCRVIQRVLEHCSNPKTQTIVMDEILKSVRMLAQDQYGNYVVQHVLEHGKPHERTSIIDQLIGQIVQMSQQKFASNVVEKCLTFGTPEERQILVTEMLGTTDENEPLQVMMKDQFANYVVQKVLETCDDRQLEMILNRIKVHLNALKKYTYGKHIVARVEKLVAAGERRIGILAGYAAAASMATAAAATTTT; from the exons ATGATTACTGATAGTTATTCCAAGATGATGTCCGATATCGGAATGCGATCGGTGCTTTCTAACAACGAGGAGCTGAGCTTGCTGATGAGGGAGAAGCGTAGGCAAGAGGTTATTAGCAGTACTAGTATGATGAGTAACAGTAGCAGCGATCGCGAGAGGGAGCTAAATATGTATCGCAGCGGTTCAGCTCCGCCGACGGTGGAAGGGTCATTGAATGCAGTCGGAGGACtgtttggtggtggtggtggtctgACGGCGGAGTTAGGCGGGATTTCAGAAGATGAGTTAAGGTCTGATCCGGCATACATTTCGTATTACTACGCTAATGTGAATCTGAACCCTAGGCTTCCGCCGCCGCTGTTGTCGAAGGAGGATTGGCGATATGCGCAGCGCCTGCAAGGCGGCGGTGGAAGTGGGATTGGTGGCTCTGCTATTGGCGATAGGAGGAAGGTAAACAGGGATGATGGGAGTAATACTAGGTCTCTATTTGCAAGCCAGCTAGGGTTCAATGGGAACAAAGAAGAGAATCATGGACCGGGCGAATGGAGGAAGTCACACAGCGGTGAATCTGCCGCCGCCGAATGGGGAGGCAATGGGCTTATCGGGTTGCCTGGATTGGGGTCAGGAAGTAGGCAGAAGAGCATTGCGGAGATCTTTAAG GATGACATGACTCAAGCAGCATCTAGTTCTCGTCACCCATCTCGTCCGGCAAGCCGGAACACATTTGACGACAACATCGAACCCTCTGAAACCCATTTTGGTCTTCACCAAGATCTGGTTTCCATGGAAGCTTTACGTTCGAGCCCAAACCATCCTCACGCGATGTCATCAGCTTCTCATACGTACGCATCTGCACTCGGTGGTTCTTTGTCTAGAAGCACCACTCCTGACCCTCAACTGGTGGCTAGGTTGGCTAGCCCTCGCATTCCTGCCGCGGGAGGCAGGGTTAACTCTGCTCCATCTGAACATTCCGACCTAGCAGCAGCCATGGCAGGCATGAGTCTATCAGCAGATGGTATGACAAATCAAGAAAACGAGATTGATGAGCAGAACACCCATATCAAACATCCATACCTGACCAACAAAGGTTTGTATCTCAACATGAGCAACCCTTCTTTTTCAGGCGATGCACAAGGTTCTCCGGTTAACTCCCATCTGAGAGCAGGTGGTTCTCCGCACTACCAACACATGGACAGTCCAAATTCACCTTATTCAAACTATGGGCTAGGTGGGTATGTGATGAATCCTGCATCACCTTCCATGATGGGTGGTGGCATGGATTCCAGAGCCATGGGAGGTGGGTTTGCTTTGGGACCTAATATACTCGCTGCAGCTGCAGAGTTACAGAATCTTCAATACGCTGCTGCTCTGAATGATCCAACAATGGAGTTACTAGCACTTCAGAAAGCTTACCTTTCAGGCCTACTATCACCTCAAAAATCACAGTATGGTCTTCCTTACCTTAACAAAACAAACAGTTTAACACATGGTTACTATGGAAACTACCCCACCAGTCCACTGGCCGGACCTCTCCTCCCTAACTCAGGCAGCCCTGTCAGACATGGAGAAAGGAGTCTTCGTTTCCCTTCTGGAATGAGAAACTTACCCGGAGGTTTCACTGGATCTTTTGAAGAAGCTTTTGCATCTTCTTTGCTTGATGAGTTCAAGAGTAACAAAACCAAGTGTTTTGAGCTTTCAGAAATCGCAGGACATGTTGTTGAATTCAG TTCCGATCAGTATGGAAGTCGATTTATTCAACAAAAGCTCGAAACCGCTACCGCAGAAGAGAAAAACATGGTTTTTCATGAAATTATGCCTCAGGCTCTTTCGCTTATGACTGATGTATTCGGTAATTATGTGATCCAGAAG TTTTTTGAACATGGAACTGCTTCTCAAATAAGAGAACTGGCAGACCAGCTTGATGACCATGTTCTAACCCTTAGTCTACAGATGTATGGTTGCAGAGTAATCCAAAAG GCTATCGAGGTAGTTGACTTGGACCAACAAAGAAAAATGGTGGCAGAGCTTGATGGTCATGTAATGCGATGTGTACGCGATCAAAATGGTAATCATGTTATTCAAAAGTGCATTGAATGCATTCCGGAAGATGCTATTCATTTCATCATATCAACATTTTATGATCAAGTTGTTACATTATCAACTCACCCATATGGTTGTCGCGTTATtcag AGAGTCCTCGAGCACTGTAGCAACCCAAAAACTCAAACCATAGTCATGGATGAAATCTTGAAATCTGTACGCATGCTTGCTCAAGATCAATACGGGAATTATGTCGTTCAG CATGTGCTCGAACATGGAAAGCCACACGAACGCACGTCTATTATCGATCAATTAATCGGGCAGATAGTTCAAATGAGTCAACAAAAGTTTGCTTCCAATGTTGTTGAAAAATGTTTGACTTTCGGTACACCCGAGGAGCGGCAGATTCTTGTCACTGAGATGCTAGGCACCACTGATGAAAACGAACCACTCCAG GTAATGATGAAAGATCAGTTTGCTAATTATGTTGTACAAAAAGTGTTGGAGACTTGCGATGATCGCCAACTTGAAATGATACTTAATCGTATTAAAGTTCATCTGAATGCTCTGAAAAAGTATACTTATGGGAAACATATAGTTGCTCGTGTAGAGAAACTTGTTGCTGCTGGAG AAAGGAGGATTGGGATACTGGCGGGATATGCTGCTGCAGCTTCCAtggctactgctgctgctgctactaCTACTACTTAG
- the LOC111910614 gene encoding pumilio homolog 2 isoform X2 gives MQLSYSKMMSDIGMRSVLSNNEELSLLMREKRRQEVISSTSMMSNSSSDRERELNMYRSGSAPPTVEGSLNAVGGLFGGGGGLTAELGGISEDELRSDPAYISYYYANVNLNPRLPPPLLSKEDWRYAQRLQGGGGSGIGGSAIGDRRKVNRDDGSNTRSLFASQLGFNGNKEENHGPGEWRKSHSGESAAAEWGGNGLIGLPGLGSGSRQKSIAEIFKDDMTQAASSSRHPSRPASRNTFDDNIEPSETHFGLHQDLVSMEALRSSPNHPHAMSSASHTYASALGGSLSRSTTPDPQLVARLASPRIPAAGGRVNSAPSEHSDLAAAMAGMSLSADGMTNQENEIDEQNTHIKHPYLTNKGLYLNMSNPSFSGDAQGSPVNSHLRAGGSPHYQHMDSPNSPYSNYGLGGYVMNPASPSMMGGGMDSRAMGGGFALGPNILAAAAELQNLQYAAALNDPTMELLALQKAYLSGLLSPQKSQYGLPYLNKTNSLTHGYYGNYPTSPLAGPLLPNSGSPVRHGERSLRFPSGMRNLPGGFTGSFEEAFASSLLDEFKSNKTKCFELSEIAGHVVEFSSDQYGSRFIQQKLETATAEEKNMVFHEIMPQALSLMTDVFGNYVIQKFFEHGTASQIRELADQLDDHVLTLSLQMYGCRVIQKAIEVVDLDQQRKMVAELDGHVMRCVRDQNGNHVIQKCIECIPEDAIHFIISTFYDQVVTLSTHPYGCRVIQRVLEHCSNPKTQTIVMDEILKSVRMLAQDQYGNYVVQHVLEHGKPHERTSIIDQLIGQIVQMSQQKFASNVVEKCLTFGTPEERQILVTEMLGTTDENEPLQVMMKDQFANYVVQKVLETCDDRQLEMILNRIKVHLNALKKYTYGKHIVARVEKLVAAGERRIGILAGYAAAASMATAAAATTTT, from the exons ATGCAATTAAG TTATTCCAAGATGATGTCCGATATCGGAATGCGATCGGTGCTTTCTAACAACGAGGAGCTGAGCTTGCTGATGAGGGAGAAGCGTAGGCAAGAGGTTATTAGCAGTACTAGTATGATGAGTAACAGTAGCAGCGATCGCGAGAGGGAGCTAAATATGTATCGCAGCGGTTCAGCTCCGCCGACGGTGGAAGGGTCATTGAATGCAGTCGGAGGACtgtttggtggtggtggtggtctgACGGCGGAGTTAGGCGGGATTTCAGAAGATGAGTTAAGGTCTGATCCGGCATACATTTCGTATTACTACGCTAATGTGAATCTGAACCCTAGGCTTCCGCCGCCGCTGTTGTCGAAGGAGGATTGGCGATATGCGCAGCGCCTGCAAGGCGGCGGTGGAAGTGGGATTGGTGGCTCTGCTATTGGCGATAGGAGGAAGGTAAACAGGGATGATGGGAGTAATACTAGGTCTCTATTTGCAAGCCAGCTAGGGTTCAATGGGAACAAAGAAGAGAATCATGGACCGGGCGAATGGAGGAAGTCACACAGCGGTGAATCTGCCGCCGCCGAATGGGGAGGCAATGGGCTTATCGGGTTGCCTGGATTGGGGTCAGGAAGTAGGCAGAAGAGCATTGCGGAGATCTTTAAG GATGACATGACTCAAGCAGCATCTAGTTCTCGTCACCCATCTCGTCCGGCAAGCCGGAACACATTTGACGACAACATCGAACCCTCTGAAACCCATTTTGGTCTTCACCAAGATCTGGTTTCCATGGAAGCTTTACGTTCGAGCCCAAACCATCCTCACGCGATGTCATCAGCTTCTCATACGTACGCATCTGCACTCGGTGGTTCTTTGTCTAGAAGCACCACTCCTGACCCTCAACTGGTGGCTAGGTTGGCTAGCCCTCGCATTCCTGCCGCGGGAGGCAGGGTTAACTCTGCTCCATCTGAACATTCCGACCTAGCAGCAGCCATGGCAGGCATGAGTCTATCAGCAGATGGTATGACAAATCAAGAAAACGAGATTGATGAGCAGAACACCCATATCAAACATCCATACCTGACCAACAAAGGTTTGTATCTCAACATGAGCAACCCTTCTTTTTCAGGCGATGCACAAGGTTCTCCGGTTAACTCCCATCTGAGAGCAGGTGGTTCTCCGCACTACCAACACATGGACAGTCCAAATTCACCTTATTCAAACTATGGGCTAGGTGGGTATGTGATGAATCCTGCATCACCTTCCATGATGGGTGGTGGCATGGATTCCAGAGCCATGGGAGGTGGGTTTGCTTTGGGACCTAATATACTCGCTGCAGCTGCAGAGTTACAGAATCTTCAATACGCTGCTGCTCTGAATGATCCAACAATGGAGTTACTAGCACTTCAGAAAGCTTACCTTTCAGGCCTACTATCACCTCAAAAATCACAGTATGGTCTTCCTTACCTTAACAAAACAAACAGTTTAACACATGGTTACTATGGAAACTACCCCACCAGTCCACTGGCCGGACCTCTCCTCCCTAACTCAGGCAGCCCTGTCAGACATGGAGAAAGGAGTCTTCGTTTCCCTTCTGGAATGAGAAACTTACCCGGAGGTTTCACTGGATCTTTTGAAGAAGCTTTTGCATCTTCTTTGCTTGATGAGTTCAAGAGTAACAAAACCAAGTGTTTTGAGCTTTCAGAAATCGCAGGACATGTTGTTGAATTCAG TTCCGATCAGTATGGAAGTCGATTTATTCAACAAAAGCTCGAAACCGCTACCGCAGAAGAGAAAAACATGGTTTTTCATGAAATTATGCCTCAGGCTCTTTCGCTTATGACTGATGTATTCGGTAATTATGTGATCCAGAAG TTTTTTGAACATGGAACTGCTTCTCAAATAAGAGAACTGGCAGACCAGCTTGATGACCATGTTCTAACCCTTAGTCTACAGATGTATGGTTGCAGAGTAATCCAAAAG GCTATCGAGGTAGTTGACTTGGACCAACAAAGAAAAATGGTGGCAGAGCTTGATGGTCATGTAATGCGATGTGTACGCGATCAAAATGGTAATCATGTTATTCAAAAGTGCATTGAATGCATTCCGGAAGATGCTATTCATTTCATCATATCAACATTTTATGATCAAGTTGTTACATTATCAACTCACCCATATGGTTGTCGCGTTATtcag AGAGTCCTCGAGCACTGTAGCAACCCAAAAACTCAAACCATAGTCATGGATGAAATCTTGAAATCTGTACGCATGCTTGCTCAAGATCAATACGGGAATTATGTCGTTCAG CATGTGCTCGAACATGGAAAGCCACACGAACGCACGTCTATTATCGATCAATTAATCGGGCAGATAGTTCAAATGAGTCAACAAAAGTTTGCTTCCAATGTTGTTGAAAAATGTTTGACTTTCGGTACACCCGAGGAGCGGCAGATTCTTGTCACTGAGATGCTAGGCACCACTGATGAAAACGAACCACTCCAG GTAATGATGAAAGATCAGTTTGCTAATTATGTTGTACAAAAAGTGTTGGAGACTTGCGATGATCGCCAACTTGAAATGATACTTAATCGTATTAAAGTTCATCTGAATGCTCTGAAAAAGTATACTTATGGGAAACATATAGTTGCTCGTGTAGAGAAACTTGTTGCTGCTGGAG AAAGGAGGATTGGGATACTGGCGGGATATGCTGCTGCAGCTTCCAtggctactgctgctgctgctactaCTACTACTTAG
- the LOC111910614 gene encoding pumilio homolog 2 isoform X3, whose amino-acid sequence MITDSYSKMMSDIGMRSVLSNNEELSLLMREKRRQEVISSTSMMSNSSSDRERELNMYRSGSAPPTVEGSLNAVGGLFGGGGGLTAELGGISEDELRSDPAYISYYYANVNLNPRLPPPLLSKEDWRYAQRLQGGGGSGIGGSAIGDRRKVNRDDGSNTRSLFASQLGFNGNKEENHGPGEWRKSHSGESAAAEWGGNGLIGLPGLGSGSRQKSIAEIFKDDMTQAASSSRHPSRPASRNTFDDNIEPSETHFGLHQDLVSMEALRSSPNHPHAMSSASHTYASALGGSLSRSTTPDPQLVARLASPRIPAAGGRVNSAPSEHSDLAAAMAGMSLSADGMTNQENEIDEQNTHIKHPYLTNKGGSPHYQHMDSPNSPYSNYGLGGYVMNPASPSMMGGGMDSRAMGGGFALGPNILAAAAELQNLQYAAALNDPTMELLALQKAYLSGLLSPQKSQYGLPYLNKTNSLTHGYYGNYPTSPLAGPLLPNSGSPVRHGERSLRFPSGMRNLPGGFTGSFEEAFASSLLDEFKSNKTKCFELSEIAGHVVEFSSDQYGSRFIQQKLETATAEEKNMVFHEIMPQALSLMTDVFGNYVIQKFFEHGTASQIRELADQLDDHVLTLSLQMYGCRVIQKAIEVVDLDQQRKMVAELDGHVMRCVRDQNGNHVIQKCIECIPEDAIHFIISTFYDQVVTLSTHPYGCRVIQRVLEHCSNPKTQTIVMDEILKSVRMLAQDQYGNYVVQHVLEHGKPHERTSIIDQLIGQIVQMSQQKFASNVVEKCLTFGTPEERQILVTEMLGTTDENEPLQVMMKDQFANYVVQKVLETCDDRQLEMILNRIKVHLNALKKYTYGKHIVARVEKLVAAGERRIGILAGYAAAASMATAAAATTTT is encoded by the exons ATGATTACTGATAGTTATTCCAAGATGATGTCCGATATCGGAATGCGATCGGTGCTTTCTAACAACGAGGAGCTGAGCTTGCTGATGAGGGAGAAGCGTAGGCAAGAGGTTATTAGCAGTACTAGTATGATGAGTAACAGTAGCAGCGATCGCGAGAGGGAGCTAAATATGTATCGCAGCGGTTCAGCTCCGCCGACGGTGGAAGGGTCATTGAATGCAGTCGGAGGACtgtttggtggtggtggtggtctgACGGCGGAGTTAGGCGGGATTTCAGAAGATGAGTTAAGGTCTGATCCGGCATACATTTCGTATTACTACGCTAATGTGAATCTGAACCCTAGGCTTCCGCCGCCGCTGTTGTCGAAGGAGGATTGGCGATATGCGCAGCGCCTGCAAGGCGGCGGTGGAAGTGGGATTGGTGGCTCTGCTATTGGCGATAGGAGGAAGGTAAACAGGGATGATGGGAGTAATACTAGGTCTCTATTTGCAAGCCAGCTAGGGTTCAATGGGAACAAAGAAGAGAATCATGGACCGGGCGAATGGAGGAAGTCACACAGCGGTGAATCTGCCGCCGCCGAATGGGGAGGCAATGGGCTTATCGGGTTGCCTGGATTGGGGTCAGGAAGTAGGCAGAAGAGCATTGCGGAGATCTTTAAG GATGACATGACTCAAGCAGCATCTAGTTCTCGTCACCCATCTCGTCCGGCAAGCCGGAACACATTTGACGACAACATCGAACCCTCTGAAACCCATTTTGGTCTTCACCAAGATCTGGTTTCCATGGAAGCTTTACGTTCGAGCCCAAACCATCCTCACGCGATGTCATCAGCTTCTCATACGTACGCATCTGCACTCGGTGGTTCTTTGTCTAGAAGCACCACTCCTGACCCTCAACTGGTGGCTAGGTTGGCTAGCCCTCGCATTCCTGCCGCGGGAGGCAGGGTTAACTCTGCTCCATCTGAACATTCCGACCTAGCAGCAGCCATGGCAGGCATGAGTCTATCAGCAGATGGTATGACAAATCAAGAAAACGAGATTGATGAGCAGAACACCCATATCAAACATCCATACCTGACCAACAAAG GTGGTTCTCCGCACTACCAACACATGGACAGTCCAAATTCACCTTATTCAAACTATGGGCTAGGTGGGTATGTGATGAATCCTGCATCACCTTCCATGATGGGTGGTGGCATGGATTCCAGAGCCATGGGAGGTGGGTTTGCTTTGGGACCTAATATACTCGCTGCAGCTGCAGAGTTACAGAATCTTCAATACGCTGCTGCTCTGAATGATCCAACAATGGAGTTACTAGCACTTCAGAAAGCTTACCTTTCAGGCCTACTATCACCTCAAAAATCACAGTATGGTCTTCCTTACCTTAACAAAACAAACAGTTTAACACATGGTTACTATGGAAACTACCCCACCAGTCCACTGGCCGGACCTCTCCTCCCTAACTCAGGCAGCCCTGTCAGACATGGAGAAAGGAGTCTTCGTTTCCCTTCTGGAATGAGAAACTTACCCGGAGGTTTCACTGGATCTTTTGAAGAAGCTTTTGCATCTTCTTTGCTTGATGAGTTCAAGAGTAACAAAACCAAGTGTTTTGAGCTTTCAGAAATCGCAGGACATGTTGTTGAATTCAG TTCCGATCAGTATGGAAGTCGATTTATTCAACAAAAGCTCGAAACCGCTACCGCAGAAGAGAAAAACATGGTTTTTCATGAAATTATGCCTCAGGCTCTTTCGCTTATGACTGATGTATTCGGTAATTATGTGATCCAGAAG TTTTTTGAACATGGAACTGCTTCTCAAATAAGAGAACTGGCAGACCAGCTTGATGACCATGTTCTAACCCTTAGTCTACAGATGTATGGTTGCAGAGTAATCCAAAAG GCTATCGAGGTAGTTGACTTGGACCAACAAAGAAAAATGGTGGCAGAGCTTGATGGTCATGTAATGCGATGTGTACGCGATCAAAATGGTAATCATGTTATTCAAAAGTGCATTGAATGCATTCCGGAAGATGCTATTCATTTCATCATATCAACATTTTATGATCAAGTTGTTACATTATCAACTCACCCATATGGTTGTCGCGTTATtcag AGAGTCCTCGAGCACTGTAGCAACCCAAAAACTCAAACCATAGTCATGGATGAAATCTTGAAATCTGTACGCATGCTTGCTCAAGATCAATACGGGAATTATGTCGTTCAG CATGTGCTCGAACATGGAAAGCCACACGAACGCACGTCTATTATCGATCAATTAATCGGGCAGATAGTTCAAATGAGTCAACAAAAGTTTGCTTCCAATGTTGTTGAAAAATGTTTGACTTTCGGTACACCCGAGGAGCGGCAGATTCTTGTCACTGAGATGCTAGGCACCACTGATGAAAACGAACCACTCCAG GTAATGATGAAAGATCAGTTTGCTAATTATGTTGTACAAAAAGTGTTGGAGACTTGCGATGATCGCCAACTTGAAATGATACTTAATCGTATTAAAGTTCATCTGAATGCTCTGAAAAAGTATACTTATGGGAAACATATAGTTGCTCGTGTAGAGAAACTTGTTGCTGCTGGAG AAAGGAGGATTGGGATACTGGCGGGATATGCTGCTGCAGCTTCCAtggctactgctgctgctgctactaCTACTACTTAG